TAGCTGTAACTGTAACATATGGAGCATAAATTGTTAATGTTTTTGTTCCTTCTGAAAGATTAACTTTGTACCATCCAGCATCTCCTGTACTCTCTAAAAAACAACTTGATTCTCTCTTTGGAAATAGTCTCAAAGAATCATAAATTGTATTTTCTGTTAGTTGAAACGCTGTTTCCTGTGTACTATTGTCTACATTTTGAGAATCAGTATATACATATGCAGCAGATGCAGTTGTATTTAACATACTAGTAAATAATAAAAAACAGATAGATGATATCAATACCATTGTAAATATTCTCTTTTTCTTCATATTTTTTCCTCTTTTATAGATAATATACTATCATACAATGTATTATTTGTCTATATTTTTACGTTTTATGTAATATATTTAATTATATATATATTTTTTATATAATTTAGTTAAGTTTTCCTTTTTTGTTACGATAATAATAAAAACATTATTCTTTTATAACAATATATTATTTAGGAGAGGAGATAAAAATAATGTATATAAATCGCAATGTATGTAATAGTAATCTAATCAGTACTTACATGAAAAATTTAAATACTTCTAATACCACTAATTCATATAAAAAAACTACTAGTAACTTGTTAAGTAAAAATTCTAATACGTCAAATTTAAAATATTCAAATCGTTTAAAAGGTAATTTAACAGAATTAAAATTTGAAAATAATATTTTAAACATAGAACGAAATACTCCTTACAAAGTAAAAACTCTATTACATGGCTATTCAGACATAACAATTACTAATTCTGGAGTGGAAAGACTTTCTTCTATATTAAATCCAGATGTAGATTATAGAGATTATCTATCAACCGATGAAATAGAAGATTCAGGTAGAGTATTTGATTTTATCAACATATTAAACAAAAATATTTCATATGATGAAAAAATAGACTTAATTAGAATTTTCTTTCCTCAAACAAAAGAAGGTAAAGCAATTCTTGAAGGAATGGGGGCAGAAACAAACAATTACATTTCATTAGATGGTGGAGAAAATTATGTATATTTTGATGAAAGCGGTTGGTTATATACTAATGAAGAATTGATGAATTTAAGAAATGGTTATTTGAATGAAAACTTCTTCAAATTAGGATTTACTAAAGATTCAAAAATGATTATCGATGGCACAGAATACAAATTAAACGATAACGGATATATTACAGGTATACCAGAAGATGCTATTTGCACCCCTTCCCATGTAGAATTAATTAAGTAGAATATAAATATTATACAAATTAAGGGTAGCGTTTTGTAGCGCTACCCTTTCCTTATTCATTCTTTTTTTTTCTTAGTCAGTCTTTTTTTTATTCAGACAATTATGTTCCAGTAAAAAAAAGATTGACTATTTGAATTTAAAACACGAATCCTTATAAAGATAGATGAATAGCGGTCTAAGAGGGAGTTCAAAAAAGAAAGAAAAGTCTGACAATATAATAAAGATTGAACAGAAATCAGGCTCTTTTCCTCTAATTTTTCTCTATTTTCTTCCCTTTTATTATCTTTATTTTTTATTCTTGTTTTCATTATTGATTTCATTAAATTAGGGTAGCTCTTCTCAGAGCTACCCTTTCCTTATTCATTCTTTTTTTTTCTTAGTCAGTCTTTTTTTTATTCAGACAAATTAATCTAACTTATGGATAAATAATCCACTTCTAAGTTTAGGCTCAAACCATGTAGATTTTGGCGGCATTACTTCACCATTATCAGCTATATTCATTAATTCATCAATGGTTGTAGGATATAAAGCAAAAGCTACACCATTATACTTATCACCTAGTCGTTCTAGTTCCTTAAGTCCTCTTATTCCACCTACAAAATCAATCCTCTTATCTGTTCTAGGATCATTTATTCCTAGTATAGGACATAAAAGATTATTTTGTAGAATAGAAACATCTAATGCTTCTAAAACAGTATCTTGAAATGTATCTTCTTTTGCCCTAATCTTATACCATTCTTTGTTTAAATACATTCCAAACACATGTTTTTCTCTCGGTTTAAAACTTCCATAAGCTTTCTCTACATCGAATTTTTCCTTTACCTTCTCTAATAATTCATTAGCTGTTAATCCATTTAAATCTTTAACAACTCTATTATAATCCATTATTTTTAGGTCTGAGCTAGGGAATAACACTGAAAGAAAATAATTAAATTCCTCATCACCCTTATAACTTCTTACCAAATCTCTTCTAAGTTCACCAACTTTTACTGCTGATGCTGCTCTATGGTGTCCATCAGCTATATACGTACAAGGAACTTCTTTGAATAAACTCACAAGAGTATTTATTCTATCCTTATTGCTAACACACCATACAATATGTTCCACACCATCTTCTGCTAAAAAGTCCACATTTGGTTCTTCACTTGTAATTTCTTCAACTAACTTATTAATTTCTTCTTTATCTCTATAAGTTAAGAAAATTGGACCAGTGTGAGCACCACATATATTTACGTGATTAATTCTATCTAGCTCCTTATCTTCTCTTGTTTTTTCATGTTTTTTTATATTATTAGTCAAATAATCATCAATAGATGAACATGCAACTATTCCAGTTTGAACTCTTCTATCCATAATTAATCTATATATATATAATATACTTTTTGAGTCTTCAATAAGTATTCCATTCTCAATGAAACTTTTAAGATTTTCCTTTGCTTTTTCATAAACTCTTCTATCATATATATCAATAGTTTTAGGCAAATCTACTTCTGCTTTATCTATATGAAGAAAAGAATACATATTATCTTTTACAATTTCCCTTGCTTCATCTGAATCCATTACATCATATGGTAATGCAGCTACCTTATGTGCAACGTCTTTTCTTGGTCTATATGCCTTAAACGGCCTTATCATCACCATCTAAATCTTTCCCCCCAAATTCATTAATAATTGCTACTATTTCTTCTCCTATTCTCTTTTGAGCTTCAATAGTAGAACCACCTATATGAGGAGTTGCACTTACCTTTGGATGATTTACTAATTCTGCATTTTCATTTGGCTCTTTTTCAAATACATCTAACGCTGCTCCAGCAATCTCTCCGTTATTTAAAGCATTTAATAATGCCTTTTCATCTACAACTCCACCTCTAGCGCAATTGATTAAATAAGCGCTATTTTTCATAATGTTTAATTCTTTTTCTCCAATTACAGCTCCTACTGATTTTATAAATGGAATATGAAGAGATACAAAATCACTAACTTTTAATAATTCTTCTTTTTCTAAGAATTTATATTCGTCATATCCATCAACTTTTCCAGTAATATCAGTATAAACCACCTTCATACCTAATGCATTTGCTCTTTTTGCAGTTTCTCTTGCAATTCTACCAAATCCAATAAGTCCTAAAGTTTTTCCTCCTAATTCAAATCCTTCATATTTCTTCTTTTCCCATTTTCCTTCTCTCATTGTAACATTAGCTATGTTAATAAATCTAGCTAATGCAAACATATGTCCAATAGCAAGCTCAGCTACTGACGCTGATGAAGCAAGGGGAGTGTTTCTTACAGTTATACCATTTTCTTCAGCATACTTAACATCTATATTGTCTACGCCAACTCCACCTCTTATCACTAATTTTAATTTTCCAGTTTTTAAAGCTTCATCTATAAGTTCTTTTCTTACTTTTGTCGCTGATCTTACTACAATAACATCAACTTCTTTAATCTTATTAAATAAATCTTCACCCTTATATTGATTATCATCTACATCATATCCTAATGCTTTAAGATTCTCTAAAGCTTCTACTTCCATTCCATCATTAACTAATATTTTCATAACAAATAGCCCCCCAAAATTATCTATTTAAGATTTAAAATATCTTCGATATTCTCTAATAGTTCCTTAATATCATCTAAAGTCATTTCAGCCATATGTGCAATTCTAAATGTCTTTTCTTTCAAATCTCCATATCCGTTTGATATAGCAAATCCTCTTTTACCTAATTCTTTATTTAAATCAGCTACTGAAATTCCCCTTGTATTTTTGATAGCTGTCACTGTATTTGATAAGTGTTTTTCATCCCCAAATAAATCAAAATATTTTTTCGCCCAAGCTCTCACATACTTAGCCATTTCAATATGTCTATTAAATCTATTGTCTAATCCTTCTTCTAACATTAAATCAAGAGCATAATCTAAAGCATACATATGTGAAATTGATGGTGTTGATGGATATTGATAATCCTTCTTTTGAATAAAGTTATAAAGTTGTAAAAGATCTAAATAATATCCTCTAAATTCAATTGTTTTTGCTCTTTCTAAAGCTTTCTTAGAAAATGTACAAATTGCTAGTCCAGGAGGCAATCCTATAGCTTTTTGTGAAGATGTAACACAAATATCAATTCCTAATTTATCAACTTCTATCTTGCTTCCAGCTGCAGATGATACTGCATCTATGCAAAATACTACTTCTGGATATTTTTTTACTACTTCTGCAATTTCTTCAATAGGATTCATAATTCCTGTTGATGTTTCATTATGTGTTACAAAAATACTATCATATTTTCCTGTTGATAATGCATCATCTACCATTTCTGGTGTGATTGCTTCTCCCATTTCCACAGCAAATAAATCTGCTGGTACATTGTTGAATTTAGCCATTTCATACCATCTCTTACCAAAAGCACCAATTGAAAATACTGCTGCCCTCTTCTTAGTAGTACAACGAATAGCTCCTTCCATTAATCCACTACCAGATGAAGTAGATAATAATATTTCTTCTTTTGTATAAAATACCTTTCTTAACTTATCACTAATACCTCTTTGAAGTGCTGAAGCATCTTTACTTCTATGCCCTATCATTGGTGTAGCCATTTTTTCTAAAACATCTTTTCTAACTTCTACTGGACCTGGAATAAATAATTTCTTATGCATGAATTTTCCCCCTTAAATTTAAAAATAACAAATTTGCTTCATCATAAGTGTACTACCCCTAATATACTTATGATATATACTTTTATATAACAAAAAAGACATCCTCCCTAAAAGGGACGAATGTCTCGTGTTGCCACCCTAATTGATTACAATATGTTCATTTAGAACAAATTATAATCCTCTCTAATGTTTTAACGGTTTTCTCCGTATTACTCATCGTAATAAGCCTCCAAGGCGGATTCACATTGAACTTGTATCGATTTGCACCAACCATCGACTCTCTTAAACACCTTCTAATGTTACTATTCTCTTCAACAGCTAATATTCATCTTGGTAATATAATACATCAAAATACTGGCACTGTCAACATATTTTTGTATATTTATTCAATTTACCATAATATTGATTTTTATTAGATGTGTCTTATAGAAACACATATGTTCTATAACATAAAACTAATTTATTTTTTTTATTATATTTCTAATAATTTAATAACATATTTGTTTTTTTATTTAATAAAAATATAAATCAAAAATATATCTTTCCTATTTCTCCGATGGTATTTTGTATATAAATACACAAAATATACTTTTTACTCATATGTATCTTTTTAAAGAAAACAAAAATTAGTTTATAAAAAATACTCCAACTGAATATATACAATTACTTAAAACAATCATTATATAAAAAAATAATTTCCACCCAGAGTCACACTAAGCGGTGAAAAATAGGTGGAAATATACTCATATTAAATTCCTGGCTAAATAGCTTACTTCCTAGCTAATTTAACTACACTTTCAACATGGCTCGAGAGGACAGAATAAATGTCATTTGAGTATGCCCGTTCTCGGAAACATATCCACTGCGTTTTTGGGGCTATCGGTAGACGGGAACATATCGATAACTACATTACATCACTAATGACTCTTATACTTCCAACGCTTCCTTCGCCATCTGAGCATAGTCTTCAACACCAGATACAATTGCAAACTCAGCAATTGAAACTGGGTATGCAGCAACTAATTCAATAATATGCTCTTTCATCTTAGGCCAGTAATATCCACCAGCTTCTTTATAAGCAAAAATCAGAGCTTCTAGCCCCTCTTCTCCAAAAGCCTTATAATGAAAAACAAAGTCATTTGATATATCCGTAACCTTTGCTTCGGTCCAGTCGATTAATCCAATTACATTAGCATCTTTATCAATCATAGTATGGCCAGCATGAATATCTCCATGAATCAATCCAGTTTTCATTGGCCACACTTCATCATCATTAATCCATGCCTGCCATCTGTTCCATAGGTTCTCACCAACACCAAACTTTGCTTTTACATCATCCATACGCTGCTTCATTGATATTCTTACCTCTTCTGGGGTTTGCACTACTAGTCCAAGCTCTGTAGCCTTATCACTAGGTATGCTATGAAGCTCTGCTAACACTCTACCAAGAGACTTGTGGAATGATTCTGGAATATTGTTAATATCTATTTCCCAAACATAATTTCCTATATTATGGTCTATAGTTCCTGCTGGCACACCAGATAACTTCTTGTAAGCGATTAGCTCATCCGTATAAATAATCCAATTTGGTGCCTGAAAAGATTTCGCATACTGATTAACCAAATCTAATGCTTGTTTTTCTACCTTTGTTCTAGGCATAACATCTTCCCGCCTCGGCAACCTTAGAACCCAGTCAATTCCACTTTCATCTTGTGCAAATACAACTTGAAAATCAAGCCCGGATTCATTAAACTGCATTGTTTCTTCCTTTAGAATAATATTATGTTTTTTAGTTATTTCCTTAATTTGTTTCATATCTTTACTCATTAAAATCACTCCTATCTAAAAACTTTTTTCAAATTTCAGTTATAAAACTCGATACACGCTTTGATATTGCATTAATAATCTTATCCCAATCATTATAGTGAAGCTCATGCCCAGCACCCTCTAAGGTAACCAATACAGCATTTGGTATAACTTCAGAAAGATAAACTCCATGCTCATAGGGTATAATAGGGTCTTCTGTTCCGTGAATTACAAGTGTAGGAACATTAATTTCGCTGGTTCTAGATAAATACAAACCCCAACCTCTAATAAATCCATGATTATCTATACTCTGCAAATTACTAGCTCTATTAAATTCCTCTTCATTCAGCCTTCTTATTTTCTCTTCATCAAATATATTTTTAGACCCGACAAGAACTTTACTTTTTTTAATAAAGCATTCTATCACTTCATCTTTGTCTTGCCAATTTTTAATTTTAAGCTCACCTAAGGCTTCTGTTACTTTACTATCCTTTTTAGGAAGATTAGAATCAAAATTTGATGTCATAATTAATGAAATGGTTAGAACTCTGTCTGGGTGTTTAAGAGCTATTATCTGCGTAATAATTCCACCCATAGACATACCAACTATGTGAGCCTTATCAACCTTATAGGCATCTAGTACCTCAATTGCATCATCAGCCAAATCCTCAAAAGTATACTCTGGATGACCATATGCGTAAGTAATTGATTTACCTGTATCTCTATTGTCATAACGTATAACATGAAACCCTTTATTGCTTAATCTCTTACAAAAGTCTTCTTCCCAATAGATCATTGATGCAGTAGCTCCCATAATTAACAAGATTGTTGGATTATTAATATCTCCAAAGCTCTCAGTACAGATATGAACATTATTAAAGTGAATTATTTTTTCCGTCATAAATATCACCACTTTCTTACTTTCATCTGAAATTATCATTACCTATACCCCATTAAGGTCGAGTAATTTGATTAGTAACCGCCTCGAATAATAACTCTCTAATTTTTTCATAATTATATTGCTGCAAATCTCCTTTTTGAGAGCCTATTAGTAATGCCGATCTTAAAACTCCAGCTATAACGCCTGGGTCTTCATCGATAACCTCCTTAGAGTTTTGACGCGACTTTATAAACTCCATAAGAGGAACAATACTTCTTAGATGCTCCGAACCAACATACTCTGGATTTAGTTTTCTTGAAACAAGTTTATACTCCTCAATGTCGTAAACCAGTCTTTGAGTTAAAATCTTTGTTTCTAGTTCTAAAGCCATCTCATTTAAATATATCTTTATAGCTGAACGTATATCATTAGCAGCCAAAACTTTTGGCCAAACCTGCTTTTCAATTTGTTCTCCCTCATGCGCTAACAATTCCATATATAGCATTTCTTTTGATTCGAAAAATATATAAAAAGAACTCTTTGCAATGCCGACTGATGAAGTAATATCCTCAAGAGATGTACTTTTAAAACCTTTATCTATAAAAAAAACGATAGGAAACTTTAAGCAATTCCTTTCGAATTTTTTCTTTTTCTAACTCTGTAAATTTAGCCATAACATAATGTACCTCCATATAAAAACATAAAAACAAAATATTCATTTGTTTTTATGTTAGCATGGAGGGATATAAAAATCAAGTAAATTTAGTTTTGTTTTAACACAAAGGTTATATTTCTATATCAATTTCGATTCCTGATTTGAATTCAACGGTGAGCTTATCTTCATATATCGTAACCTTTTCAATGAGACGCCTTACTAACTGCTCATTATATTCCTCCAACTCGTAGGATTGTTCATTCAAGAAATCAGTTATTTCAGCTATTCGTTGCCTTTTTCCTTCTCGCTCTGCATTTTCAACTAGTGCATTTTGCTTTAATTCTCGAAGGCGGTAAATTTCATCAGCCACATCTTCATAGTCATTCTTGGACTTTGCTTGTATAAGAAGCTGTTGTTGTAATTCTTCCAATTTGCCATCAATATCATCGGTGGCATTATCATTTTCTTCATTAAATACAGTAGCTATGTTTTTCTGCAAGGTTGAGAGGAAGGGTTCTTTGTTAGCCAAAAGCTCGTTAATAGCCTTGACCACTGCTGTCTGCAATGTTTCCTCGTTTATGGTAGGAGCAGTGCATTCAGAGCCTTTTTCCTCTAAACGACTGACACATCTCCAAACAATAGACTTGTAGCCTCTGTTATTCCAATGTACCCGTCGGTAAATATCGCCGCAGTGTCCGCAGTAAACAATACTCGATAAAGCATACTTGCTGCTATAGACTCGCTTTTTACCGCCTTTGCGGCCACGAAGATTTGCTCTTCGAACCATCTCTTCTTGAACTTGCATAAAAAGCTCCCTTGGAATAATCGGCTCATGGCTGTTTTCTACATAATACTGGGGAACGATGCCGTTATTCTTGACCCGCTTTTTAGAAAGGAAATCAACCGTATATGTCTTTTGTAGAAGGGCATCACCGATGTACTTTTCATTCTGCAATATCTTTTTTAGTGTTTCTGGTCTCCATTTGGCTTTGCCTGCCGCTGTAAGAATACCGTCTGCTTCTAGTCCTCTTGATATTTGTAAAAGACTAGCTCCTTCAAGGTACTCTCTATAAATCCGTTTAACAACCTCTGCACCCTCGGGGTCGATGACTAGTTGCTTGTTTTCATCCTTGGTGTATCCAAGGAAACGCTTATGGTTGACCTGGACTTCACCTTGTTGATATCGATACTGAATGCCCAGCTTAACGTTCTGACTTAAGGATTGGCTTTCCTGTTGGGCAAGGGAAGCCATAATAGTCAGCATAATTTCACCCTTGGAATCCATGGTGTTGATATTTTCTTTTTCAAAGAATACAGCGATGTTTTTATCTTTTAACTGACGGATGTATTTAAGGCAGTCTAACGTGTTTCTGGCAAATCGGCTGATGGATTTTGTAATGATCATGTCTATTTTTCCTGCCATACATTCCTCAATCATGCGGTTGAACTCTTCACGCTTTTTGGTATTTGTACCTGTGATACCATCATCCGCAAAAATCCCTGCCAATTCCCATTCCTTGTTTTTCTTAATATAGTTTGTATAATGTTCAATCTGAATTTCATAACTTGAAGCCTGCTCCTCACTATCCGTTGAAACACGACAGTAAGCAGCCACTCGTATTTTGGGTTTGCTCTCACTAGTTTTATTATTTCCGACTCGTTTAATTGCCGGAATCACTGTGACATTTCTACTCACTGCCACTTGTTACACCTCACTTTCTATCAAACTGTAAGCATATTCTGCCTGCTTATATGGATCGTCATATTTTTGTACCAGAGGTTTTGCTTTGAACTTTACAGGATAATCCGTTTTTGGTACATCTTTAGGCTCCCATATCCGTCCAAGTTTTTCTGCTCGCTTTTGTTTTTCTAACCTTGCTTTTTCAAATATCTCCTCATCAATAATTGGAGGATAGAATTCGTCTCCAAGGTATTGCTTGTTCTGTAGCATCCTACTTACTGTGGCATGGTAGCAATCTATCCCAGCTTTTATTGCAGCATTCTTCAAGGATAATCCTGACAAGTAACCTGAAAATAACTCTTTTACTTGTTCTGCTGCTTTATCATCTACAACAGCCTTTCCATCTTCAATTCTATATCCATAGGGTGTGTGACCCATCTAATTCACCAACCTTTCCTTCAATGTGATTCCACATTTTAATTCAAATCCGACTTTCTCTCGTGAAAAAACAATAATCTTCTCTACGTAATTTTCAAACAACTCATCCTCATAAGCTGTGAGCATTTTGGACTTAGTGGCAAACTTAAGCAGACGGTCAACCTCATCTACCTTTGCAATATTGCCATTGACGGAACGAGTAAGTTGATCCTTTTCGGCAAGAAACCTTTCTCTTTCTGCCTCCAGTGCATTCTTTTCTTTATTAAACAGAGCAGGTTCCAGATACCCTTTGGCCATTAAACCTGTCAGTACCTGGCTCTGCTCCATGTTGTTTACAATTTTAGTTTCCAACTCTTCGATTCTACGAAAACTTTTCGCATTATTCTTGCTGCGCAACTCATCCAAAAGTGGCCTTAATATGAACTTGTGACCAAAAATGAGTTTATTCATCATTGTGGCAAATGCAGTCTTTATATCTTCATCTCGAATGAACTGCATAGAACATTCCGTTATATTGCTTATATGCTTACTGCAGCACCAAGCAATGTATTTTCTTCTAGATGAATGAACCCGTCTTTTGAAAGTACTGCCACACTCCGAGCAGATAATTTTGCTAGAGAAAGCATATCGGTTTAAATATTTGCTGTTGCGCTTTTCGATGCCTTTTTCCTTTGCTCTCTGATTGAGAACGGCATCCACAGCTTCAAAATCTTCATGGCTGATAATTGCCTCATGATGGTTTTCTACTAGGTACATATTTTTCTCACCGTAATTGGTGTGCCTGTTAAAATGGCTGTCAGTATAAGTCTTTTGCAAAATAACATCGCCAGTATATTTTTCATTGGTCAGAATCCCTCGAATGGTAGTAGCCGTCCAACGGCCACCTCTTTTTGATGGGATACCTTTTTGATTAAGATCATTTGCAACTTTCTGTGTACCTTTGCCCGATAATACTTCTGCAAAAATATACTTCACAACTTCAGCCTGCTTGAGGTTTACTATCATCTGACCGTCAATGTTTTGATACCCATATGGTGGGTAGGAAATTTTAAAGGTTCCGTTTTGAAATCGTCTTTGAATGGCCCACTTCGTATTTTCAGAAATGGAAATTGACTCACTTTCTGCAAGCCCACTTAAAATGGAGAGCATCAATTCACTTTCCATTAAACCCGTATTGATGTTTTCCTTCTCAAAATAGATATGAACCCCAAGGTCTATCAGTTTTCGAACCATCTCCAAGCAGTCTGTAGTATTTCTCGCAAATCGGCTGATGGACTTTGTAATGATTAGGTCAATTCTCCCAGTTTCACAGTCTGATAACATTCTAAGTAGGTCAGAGCGGTTTTCCTTTTTCGTGCCGCTGATTCCCTCGTCATAATATAAGCCTGCATATTCCCATTCCGGATTCGCCTTTATGTAGGTCTCATAATGGGCCTTTTGTGCTTGCAAGCTGACTAGCTGTTCATTACTATCTGTTGAAACTCGGCAGTAGGCAACTACTCGCATTTTTGCCTTAATAAAAGAGTTGGCTAGATTCCCTTCTATTTTCGTTATCTTTTTCATCCTCTCACCTCCTTCTTGGTATGTCACATATTACCTCTGAAACCCTTATATATCAAGGATTTCAGGGCATTATCTCAGCTAAAAAAGGGGAGAAAGTTTGGCGGTTGAGTGCATCTATCTTGTTAAATTCCACTTCAGTTATTAAGCCTTTTTCGAGCATCTTTCTCAGCAACTTTTCTGCCTGGATATAATCAAACTCACGTTGTAACTGTTCCTGTGAAACTCTCTTAAGTGCGGTGGTGCTTTTGTCTATAACCTCATCCGAGATCTTCGTAACTTTTTTATTCTCGTGCTGATTCACTAGGAATCACCTCCTACCTAATAGCCGTGGGAACAGGTCGAAGTTGAGGATTTGTAGAATTTAATTAAATCAAGGCATAAAAAAAGAGCCTGCAAGGGAAGAACCCTCACAGGCTACTTAAATTTAATAGTTTAATATTTTATTTGAGAGGCTTGATGAAATTTAAGAAATACTGTTTTTTTACCTGCTCTATTTGATTAATCATACTTAATAAATGCATCCGTAAA
Above is a genomic segment from Clostridium bornimense containing:
- a CDS encoding DUF1015 domain-containing protein; translated protein: MVMIRPFKAYRPRKDVAHKVAALPYDVMDSDEAREIVKDNMYSFLHIDKAEVDLPKTIDIYDRRVYEKAKENLKSFIENGILIEDSKSILYIYRLIMDRRVQTGIVACSSIDDYLTNNIKKHEKTREDKELDRINHVNICGAHTGPIFLTYRDKEEINKLVEEITSEEPNVDFLAEDGVEHIVWCVSNKDRINTLVSLFKEVPCTYIADGHHRAASAVKVGELRRDLVRSYKGDEEFNYFLSVLFPSSDLKIMDYNRVVKDLNGLTANELLEKVKEKFDVEKAYGSFKPREKHVFGMYLNKEWYKIRAKEDTFQDTVLEALDVSILQNNLLCPILGINDPRTDKRIDFVGGIRGLKELERLGDKYNGVAFALYPTTIDELMNIADNGEVMPPKSTWFEPKLRSGLFIHKLD
- a CDS encoding D-2-hydroxyacid dehydrogenase, encoding MKILVNDGMEVEALENLKALGYDVDDNQYKGEDLFNKIKEVDVIVVRSATKVRKELIDEALKTGKLKLVIRGGVGVDNIDVKYAEENGITVRNTPLASSASVAELAIGHMFALARFINIANVTMREGKWEKKKYEGFELGGKTLGLIGFGRIARETAKRANALGMKVVYTDITGKVDGYDEYKFLEKEELLKVSDFVSLHIPFIKSVGAVIGEKELNIMKNSAYLINCARGGVVDEKALLNALNNGEIAGAALDVFEKEPNENAELVNHPKVSATPHIGGSTIEAQKRIGEEIVAIINEFGGKDLDGDDKAV
- a CDS encoding pyridoxal-phosphate-dependent aminotransferase family protein, whose product is MHKKLFIPGPVEVRKDVLEKMATPMIGHRSKDASALQRGISDKLRKVFYTKEEILLSTSSGSGLMEGAIRCTTKKRAAVFSIGAFGKRWYEMAKFNNVPADLFAVEMGEAITPEMVDDALSTGKYDSIFVTHNETSTGIMNPIEEIAEVVKKYPEVVFCIDAVSSAAGSKIEVDKLGIDICVTSSQKAIGLPPGLAICTFSKKALERAKTIEFRGYYLDLLQLYNFIQKKDYQYPSTPSISHMYALDYALDLMLEEGLDNRFNRHIEMAKYVRAWAKKYFDLFGDEKHLSNTVTAIKNTRGISVADLNKELGKRGFAISNGYGDLKEKTFRIAHMAEMTLDDIKELLENIEDILNLK
- a CDS encoding Mph(B) family macrolide 2'-phosphotransferase; amino-acid sequence: MSKDMKQIKEITKKHNIILKEETMQFNESGLDFQVVFAQDESGIDWVLRLPRREDVMPRTKVEKQALDLVNQYAKSFQAPNWIIYTDELIAYKKLSGVPAGTIDHNIGNYVWEIDINNIPESFHKSLGRVLAELHSIPSDKATELGLVVQTPEEVRISMKQRMDDVKAKFGVGENLWNRWQAWINDDEVWPMKTGLIHGDIHAGHTMIDKDANVIGLIDWTEAKVTDISNDFVFHYKAFGEEGLEALIFAYKEAGGYYWPKMKEHIIELVAAYPVSIAEFAIVSGVEDYAQMAKEALEV
- a CDS encoding alpha/beta fold hydrolase — protein: MIISDESKKVVIFMTEKIIHFNNVHICTESFGDINNPTILLIMGATASMIYWEEDFCKRLSNKGFHVIRYDNRDTGKSITYAYGHPEYTFEDLADDAIEVLDAYKVDKAHIVGMSMGGIITQIIALKHPDRVLTISLIMTSNFDSNLPKKDSKVTEALGELKIKNWQDKDEVIECFIKKSKVLVGSKNIFDEEKIRRLNEEEFNRASNLQSIDNHGFIRGWGLYLSRTSEINVPTLVIHGTEDPIIPYEHGVYLSEVIPNAVLVTLEGAGHELHYNDWDKIINAISKRVSSFITEI
- a CDS encoding recombinase family protein, encoding MAVSRNVTVIPAIKRVGNNKTSESKPKIRVAAYCRVSTDSEEQASSYEIQIEHYTNYIKKNKEWELAGIFADDGITGTNTKKREEFNRMIEECMAGKIDMIITKSISRFARNTLDCLKYIRQLKDKNIAVFFEKENINTMDSKGEIMLTIMASLAQQESQSLSQNVKLGIQYRYQQGEVQVNHKRFLGYTKDENKQLVIDPEGAEVVKRIYREYLEGASLLQISRGLEADGILTAAGKAKWRPETLKKILQNEKYIGDALLQKTYTVDFLSKKRVKNNGIVPQYYVENSHEPIIPRELFMQVQEEMVRRANLRGRKGGKKRVYSSKYALSSIVYCGHCGDIYRRVHWNNRGYKSIVWRCVSRLEEKGSECTAPTINEETLQTAVVKAINELLANKEPFLSTLQKNIATVFNEENDNATDDIDGKLEELQQQLLIQAKSKNDYEDVADEIYRLRELKQNALVENAEREGKRQRIAEITDFLNEQSYELEEYNEQLVRRLIEKVTIYEDKLTVEFKSGIEIDIEI
- a CDS encoding recombinase family protein — translated: MGHTPYGYRIEDGKAVVDDKAAEQVKELFSGYLSGLSLKNAAIKAGIDCYHATVSRMLQNKQYLGDEFYPPIIDEEIFEKARLEKQKRAEKLGRIWEPKDVPKTDYPVKFKAKPLVQKYDDPYKQAEYAYSLIESEV
- a CDS encoding recombinase family protein, with translation MKKITKIEGNLANSFIKAKMRVVAYCRVSTDSNEQLVSLQAQKAHYETYIKANPEWEYAGLYYDEGISGTKKENRSDLLRMLSDCETGRIDLIITKSISRFARNTTDCLEMVRKLIDLGVHIYFEKENINTGLMESELMLSILSGLAESESISISENTKWAIQRRFQNGTFKISYPPYGYQNIDGQMIVNLKQAEVVKYIFAEVLSGKGTQKVANDLNQKGIPSKRGGRWTATTIRGILTNEKYTGDVILQKTYTDSHFNRHTNYGEKNMYLVENHHEAIISHEDFEAVDAVLNQRAKEKGIEKRNSKYLNRYAFSSKIICSECGSTFKRRVHSSRRKYIAWCCSKHISNITECSMQFIRDEDIKTAFATMMNKLIFGHKFILRPLLDELRSKNNAKSFRRIEELETKIVNNMEQSQVLTGLMAKGYLEPALFNKEKNALEAERERFLAEKDQLTRSVNGNIAKVDEVDRLLKFATKSKMLTAYEDELFENYVEKIIVFSREKVGFELKCGITLKERLVN
- a CDS encoding SHOCT domain-containing protein, translating into MSDEVIDKSTTALKRVSQEQLQREFDYIQAEKLLRKMLEKGLITEVEFNKIDALNRQTFSPFLAEIMP